The DNA region AAGACCTGAGACTGGTTACAGAAGAGGACACACATAGAAAGAAGACAGTTTCTACTTTAATGGGAAATAGCTTAATGTTAATTGATTTAGCAAAggaatcattcatttttttctctgggGGATGTGGGTAGGTGCTTAAAATCACCACTGGGTGACAGTAGGAATACAATTGAGTGTATAGTTATTCAGCACTTATGTTGCATGAAAAAGAGGATTATGATTTCATCTGCTGTTAAGGGTAGACCGAATCAAAGAGTCTATAATTAGCAGGAAATTACAGGCATTAAAAAATTTGTGTATGAGCATAGTTTACTAATTATTTATGGATGAAACACAAAATATATGTATAGCATATTGTATACTAGACATCAAATTTCTCATTTGCTTAATCAGCCAATTACTGACTTATTATTTTATGGTATGGTATAATTTATTAAAGctagaatacatttttaagatcagcaCAAGGAGATAGAATTCTGACTCTGTCACACTGTTTGACATCCAAAATCAGTGTCTAAATCTATGAAATTCTCATGACAATAGCATTGTCTTGGGTGGTATGATGATTCAATGAAATTGTAGTGGGGGAGCCTGCTGTCCTAGTGATAATAGATCTGTGTCTTGTTTGTTGGACAAGCCTACCCTCTGTAGACAGTGCACATGGATCTGCCGTTTCATCTCCAATGCTGTGTCCTTGGTCTGGGTCACCATTCTCTCAACTCCACTGGGATAACAGTCCTTTATCTACTCTTGGCTTCCTGCAGTTCATTTCCCACACCGCTTCTggaatgatttttgaaaaaaaaaaggcataattTAAACCTCCAGAGCTCTACTAGTGATGATGGGATACAAACAAACTTTTTACTATAGCCTATCAATAAAACAGACTGAATATCAGAGaaaaattaggagaaaaaaatcagagaaaaaatgaTTAATCTCTTACTAGAACTGCTATAGCAAAATGACATATACCAGTTGGCCTAAATATAAAATTTacctttttttgtaattttatgatacaattccagaggctctgggatttcccttatctcctcccaaaATCCCcctattattaaaatagtatagttcttcataaacaatcttAAGTACATCATTCTGTtattcaagtgtatcctgacattgcacgTGCAGAaaatggcagggagtccagcatcctattgtccaaatatatttaacagtttcattaggagtccatctttgagttggaagtggagatgcatattgcattatatcttcacatctggatatgataatctctattatacagttgcTATATATTCCCGAaagtgaaaaaccataaaacaaaatcaacaacaggaataaagttaaaaaagttGCAATTCCATGAAGTTTAATAATATgctattgagtgaccaatgtgtcactgaagaaatgaaaaagtaaataaaaaaccttggaaaaaatgataataatgtatGACCTATGTGCCGGGGACctgctccggctgactgagagcttgcaaaggatgcgtggatcggggagatgataagaagaagagataagacatggaccactatgacatgatgctcataatggacaactcagaaaagttgccttctttatttatacacaaatcatcacaaacttttgcacaatatccaattgtttcatttttacatcatggttaaaaaatgcaaaaagcaatcctaaaacatattatttactttaaagaaaacatttttggcaaaccattactcattgaaatctgcagtgacctggctaaagccaggaattccacggttggcagcacatgcagttacatagtaagaagtagtttacttatactcaaaattagtcttatactcaaaatcaatttctactaaacacaaactaagattgattaaaatattattaaaagattattgaattaaaagattgtaaatgaaaggatcttataaaagcatataacataggttctttgctaaatcttataatcaagtcatgcattaattactgtcaccttcacctagtgctgattcaattgttttttgttctttagttaaagggcagtgaaagggatcaaggcagctcagccaatctacagagggcctttacaagaaacttccttttatctttataaactgttttctttccctaagcaTAACTGCtaatataagattgagattttaagccattttgagggggttcacatttgtttccctttagaagatgccccatatacttttgctttctgtggtgagaaactagaatgcgtcatatcatgtgttgtaacagtttgaggtgcatggtaaacaagctctttgtacctccatgattgccatcagttgcaagatattaccaagccatttcttaaggaaaacattacttatactagggcaaattccaggacaaaagtgggcacataacaggatatttggaaacaatgtgggctcaattgtactattgtatacttttagctgtgtgccatagccttacgtcgctaaagatgtttttatcataacatgattgatcaatttgaggtgtcatactagttacaggaatcacttcccattagcagaaaaacaacaacaacaacaccctcaggagaattctatgaaacatcagagaggtaattgagtgtccatacaacggggtgaggcagcaatgaggtgaccagagacattctgccgggctttgcctcgctgccagaaactcctcgtagccttgctaaccaaggagcagtgctcatcacacacccatgccatccgacccaactgcatggctccccacacctatgagtcagtgaagaatttaatataataaaatttcatttgtttctctaCTATTTATACTCTGTCAACTCCTTGTTTACCACTAAAACATCAGGACCTCATATGGAACCTGCCTTACAGCTAGGGCTTATGAATAAGGGTTTACTAAATAAACATTTCAGTGAAAACCATTTAGTGATCATACATCTCAAAGATTTATATGTTAGTCATATGACCAAATAATGTCACAAATACTGAAGTTAGAACATGAGCATAAAcatttttcaagaattatttgaaaagtagtgtGTTATGCAAGATTTTGACAATGTCTATTATTATTGCAGAATCATGATAACTGCAAGAATTATTATACAGTGATACATcttaaatttacagagaaaattatTGTTTGCCTAACTCCTCTTTCCCTTAGGACTTCCCAGATCCTTGAAACACTTtggtattaatattttaaaagatttactattGTAAATATTAACCTAGAAAACAGGTGAATATCATTAAAAAGTTAATAACTTTCTCTAAGAACTTGCTAGGAATGAAAATGATGAGATCCTACTTTAAACCTTGTAAACTAGTGATCTAAGGATGACTCCAGCAATCTGCTGAAGTAagctctccaggtggtactgatGTGACTAAAGTTTGAGAATAACTTCTTCGACTGGTAACATTCAACTTCATGTCAATCTTGTCAAATTCACCAGTTATTAGTGCATAATCAACCCTAATTGTTTGAATAACTTGCCTCTCCATGTCGTGTAATATAGTGGTATGAAATTgtccaaaaattcatgaaaaaagcagatttaaaaattaattgttttGATAGAATTCATGCATggttttttcataacacatatttCTATGAACTTGTTATTTCTGCTCTTTAGGACTTTCATAGTTGTCTTTAAGAATGTAACAGAGTCATTTCTTCTACTCTTGAGCCTATTTGAGTAATGTTTCCATCTTCTGGGGTTCAGCATATATTCTGTTTGTTGGGTTAACTGATCCTGGTTCAAACAGTTTGGCTCTAATAAATATACTATCTCTGGTTCTTTTGATTCTAATATCTCATTTAATTGAAAATTTGGTAAACtttcctgttttccaaggaagtGTCACTTACAAAATCAAAACTATGGTTAGATTAAGCAGATTTACATTTTCTTGCTCTCACTGTcctcccaaagctgtgggagTATGTTTTTGTTATACTACTTCTTCAATGAATTCTTTTCTTGTTCTCCTGGAGGCTATCTTGGTGTGGCTGAATCTTCACATTTTAGAGAGAaatattcaaattcatttttatgaGGATAACTTCAGACCAAGGGCTTTAAGAAATACCAACTGCTTTTTGGCATAAGTGTTATTTCTTGACCAAATCCAAGGGATGTATTTCATCATCATGGGCGATGTTATTTGTGTCACTTATGAAGTAGCTAGCCTCTAGCCATATAGTGTTATAAATCATCATTTAAGGACATGATGTTCAAGAGGGCAATAGTTTTTGCATTTTTAGTGGCAAAATGGTATCTATTATCTATAATAACTACTGTCACTGACTGCATTGGTTTCTGGTAATAGGATACTTGATTTACAAATGAGGTTACTGCAAAATGTTCATAGAGAATGGGATTAAAAATTAattgcacatttaaaaattaatgtacattttccattaactttctaaAATGCCTTTACATAATATTCCAAATAATCCTCGTTAAAAACACGTCTTTACTTAGGAGGAAACTTGACCAATGTCATCAACTTAGATGGCATTAGACACTCCAAAGTGCCAGCACCAAGCTAAATCTGGATTGTGGTAATGATCTTTGTCAGCTGtagtattcttttttaatttattttattcttattggaaagtagacatacagagaggaggagaggcagagaggaagatgttccattcgctgattcactccccaagtggccaaaactgccaaagctgtggtgatctgaagccaggagccaggagcttcttctggtctctcacgcaggaatagggtcccaaggctttgggccatcctcaactgctttcccagaccacaagcagggaactggatggaaactggGGTTCCTGGgcttagaagtggcacccatatgggatcctggtgcgtgcaaggtgagaccTTTAGCCAATAGTCTACCACACCGGACCCGGCCAAAATATTAATTGCCATGTTTTCACCTTTTTTTCCCATACAGAATACGTACATACTTGATGAGGCAGTCTTATTTAGACACAGAAAAGAATCTTGTAAGTCAAGCACAACTGAGATTGAAAGAATAGTTACATGAGACAGTCACTGTGTTTGGCATCTTATTTAGGAAGCATCATTTGGTCTCCATAAAAATGTGCACAACAGGTATGGCTGCTACAGCTGAgggttaagtaacttgcccaatATCACAGAGCGGTCCGTGGCAGAGCAAGAATAGGCATAACTCTTAGGAGAACTTTTCTTTGAACCCAATCATAGTGGATGGTGTGCTTGTTGTTAAAGATGACAAGGATCAGTTTTAAAGTCATTCACCAGTATTCTCAGTCCTCAAAAGATTCATTCCTTATAGTGGttatggcttttcttttcttcactaTTATACCACATTTCCTATTTTTAACAACTCATTTCTTTAGAGACCAATCAATGATGGGTTATAAAAATATCACAAAGGCTAAAAGCTTTTGTGTCTCTACATTGCCTGTTGTAACAGTGCCCAGGGGTAATATATCTTTGAATAACAAGATTCCTGGTAAGTAATTGGCTTTCTTTTCTCCATTATGTAAACACTATTTTCTGGTTGTATTGTGCTTTGGtccacatttttttgttgttgttgagattcTTTAGCTCACTGAAAATATAAGACACTTGTGAGATGATAtgtcatttgtatatttattctttaattatCTAACTTGCCTAGGCTGTAAAAATGGTAATTATTTTTCACACTTATTTACTTCAAACCTGCTAGGTCCTGTAACAGAAGTGAAAACGGACATATATGTCACCAGCTTTGGACCTGTCTCTGATGTTGAAATGGTAGGTATTTGGGAAATTTTATGTACCTTCTGAGATTGGAAGAAAACATGCCTGAAATGAGTGCAATTAACGTTTATTTTCTTGTCAATCAGTGCAAAGCTGGAAAGTCAAATGTCCTATTCTACTAAAAGGCTATAAAGAGTAAGACATTGAATTTGCATTTCAGCTCTGATATTTCAACACTTGCTGGAGTCATTCTcaacaaaaaaatctgttaatAGTTCCCATAGCCCAAACTATGTGAAGTTgagttgcttgttttttttttttaattggagaggaCAATATTATAATTAATGTTATAATTAGTTTTGATCTAAATTAATTGAATACTTAGCTCCTCATGAGtggctttctccctctcctccatcCCCTGCTGAAAGAGCTGAAAATACTGAGAAATGGTTCAGGATCAATTCATCCATTTAGTTGTACtgttttttattaaatacatttatttttcatgacaggGAACCTTCTTAACTTTTTCCCCTAGACCTTTGACGAATGATGATGTGAAATGTTTCGGTTGTTTGTTAgtaaacttaataaaaataaaattaatttcttacatattttactTTGTCTTAAAGAAATACCTTCAACTTTATGATTAATTATGCGATGATATTTGTTACACTTTGATATCTAGTCTAATGTTAAGCACAACTATAATTACTGATGCTGgcagttttatttaattacagTAATTATTCTTTAATGATTAAATGTGTGGTAATTTATTTCTTATAAAAGATGAAGGTATCAAAGTGGACATAATGCACTCTAACTGCTGAGCTtagttttactttattgatttgtgttcatttccTCTCCTATTTTATGAGGGGCAACTTTTTTGAATTGGAAAGAGCCTAACATTTAATGCATTCTTTCTGTATATGTAGTGTAGTCATCTGTGATTTGAACGAATCACACACTAATTTCCTTAGGAATATACAATGGATGTATTCTTCAGACAAACGTGGATTGACAAAAGGCTCAAATATGATGGCCCCATTGAAATCCTGAGATTGAATAATATGATGGTAACAAAAGTGTGGACACCTGATACTTTcttcagaaatggaaagaaatctgTTTCACATAACATGACAGCTCCAAATAAGCTTTTTAGAATCATGAGAAatggcaccattttgtacacaaTGAGGTAATCTTTTccttctgctccttcctctttTATCCTGTCTTCTCTAAGTTCCCCCGTCtccccctttctcctctcctttccatttTAAGGAGCTATAAAACTATTGCAAGAAAGGATTGATTCTATTTCACTGCATTTTTCCTTCATAGACTTACCATAAATGCGGAGTGTCCTATGAGATTAGTGGATTTCCCCATGGATGGTCATGCTTGTCCTCTGAAATTTGGGAGTTGTAAGttacaataaaaatgttattttagtcTGTGATTACCTTATGTGAGAAATATGTATCCCTgtgatttttcataatacaacGTTTGAATCATGATCCAAGAATGATAGCATAAGGTTTGATTTTTAGAGATTGCTCATTAGTTAATTTTTCTAAATAAGGATTAAAATGAACCCCTCATTTGTTCACACAACGAGAAACCTATTTACATATGTAGTATAGGTAAACAGTCATAATTAACAGTTGATGATCTGTGGTGAAATTCACTTCATGTATTGgtgataaaaaatagaaaattattttggGAGGTAGTTTAAAAGTTTCTATTGTAAGCAGAACGCTTTATAGAAGGTTTGGGAAAAGCCAAAGATTAAAGCTTCCAGATATGACATAGGTTAAACAGCATGAACATCACTGTTACTGTGGAAGTATTTAAAGCATACTCCAAAGCACAGAAGGGGTGCGCTAGGATAATCTCGCACCTGGTTTGTCACGTTAAGGAGTTTGGATCTATGCTTTGGAGAGCCTTAGAAAGCTTTACAAAGTAGTCTGCCATTTTTTGATATTCCAAAATTTCCATTTGGCTTTCACACGGGGTTTGGGTTGTGGAAACGCTAGAGTGCAGAATACAAGAGGTAGAGGCTTCTGGTTCAGTATAAACAAAGATGGTGTGGTTTAGTTGAAGATGCTCCTGGAAGAGAAACATTGGACTAGATGAATTAGGGAAATTCTGTAGAGTTGAAAGCAAGTGGCTGAGCTGAGTGGATCAGAAAATTGATTTGAGATTCGTTGCTCAAGTTTCCTTCTCTGACAGAGTAGCAAAGTGTGATCGCGTCTTCTAAGGTCGTCTTCAAATATTTGATTCTATTagaatttacaaaagaaaaatgtttgcttttactATTGCTTCACACTCTTAGGTGTGTTAATTATAAAATGATCTCTTGCTGTTATTCTTGCTCAGGTTTAACTTAATGAGAATCAGAAATTGTTCTTTTTTGTAACCCCAATATTACAATATTCAGTGGCTTAACTTGAAGCCAGAGAGAAATTATTTGCTTCTTGACCAAAGATttaatgaaaagataaaaatcagaaaagtGCACAGAGTGATATTCTTTCCAGAATTAAAATCTATTTGTGCTGCAATAATTCAAATTTCATCCAACGGACTTTTTATTTAGAAGTCTTTTATGTATCTTATACTGTGTAGTTCTCACAGAGATTCGTGACTTGAATATAGTTGGTGCTCAGTCAGGATTTGTATTAAGTAAAGCAATCACATCTTAGAAGCTGGTGTTCAGAGGCTGAAGGTTAAAGAGAGGTAAATTAAAATCAGTAAATGTCCTTAATGATTcaggaaatagaaaaatacaatttAGCCTTATTTGCAATTTAGAGGGATGATGAAGTGGAGGAAACAAGTTATTCTCGGAAGGGTAGCAAAGAGAAGGATACCTGCTATAGACGAGAACATAGGATATAAACATTTTCAATATATGAGTGAATTTTAGGAGATGAACACTGACACATAGCTGTAAACTGTTCAATGTCAAAATCAGCCTCATACTTTATTTTGCAAGGTCGTTTGTAAAGAGAGCCTCCCTAGGTGTTGACTCATTTTGAAGATCACAATTTCCGCTGAAGACCTGCCgtgctctggccattttgggatGGTTTCTGGGGAGGAGGTGGCACAACATTCATTTTGATTCTTTTGAACTTATTTGTGTGTGAGCCAGACCGTCTGTTCTGGGTAATCTGGTAAGCAAGCAGCTGGTCTCCATTTGAACTGTACAATAGGAGATGGGTCTAAATTGCTGCCGGCAGGGATTTGTTGAAGATGGAAGGGAAAGTGTACTGATTGTAAGAGTTGAAAGGTAGTGGAACTGGTTGTATAATTATATTCCCTGGAGGGTTTTACAAAGAGCACTGCCAGTTGTCACTGCACAACAGTTCCTAAATCGTCTGGATTTTGCCCTGCTCAGAATCTAGAATAGGTGACCCCCGGAGAGCTCTCCCACCAGTaacatttggttttgtttttattgttatgtcATTATAGGAAGCATCTGGTATGCTTCTTAATGGCAGTGCTGCACCAGGATGGAAGATATCAGTATTGGTCATACAGTGATGTGTTAGAAGTGAAACAAGCAGGAGTTTGACAGTACTGTTTGGGGGGTTGATATGGCTGCTTCTCAGTGGCTTATCCTGTTATCATGAAATCACATCTATGAGAACAGATGCAAATGTCACCTTTTTCAAAGTCCTGGCTTTAGTCTTTCCTTCCCTAACTTTTTGgcataaaaacaataaattctgCAGAGTTGCAAGACTATTTGTTCAGTGCCTACAGTTTCTGAAGTAGTAATCGTTTTTATAATGAATGATACATGATATATCATAATAAATCTCATGTGTATTCTATTTTTCTTGGACATGCATAATAAACTTAAGGGTTGAACACCAATGCTAAGAAGAAAGCACTGACTCAATCTGCTCTCGTTCAGATGCGTATCCGAAGAGTGAGATGATTTACACCTGGACAAAAGGTCCTGAGAAATCAGTTGAAGTACCAAAGGAATCATCCAGCCTAGTCCAGTACGACTTGATTGGGCAAACTGTATCGAGTGAAACTATCAAATCAATTACGGGTGAGATCCTTCATGGTTGAAACCAGTATGTTCCTTACTACCAGCAGCAGAGCTGTATCCTAGCTTTTTCTCTGAAGCATCCAGGTTTTCAGCGAAACAACAAACATTTCCAGAAAGAATCAATGCACAAACAGTTCAGACTGCTATTCATGTACTCAATCTTAATTTAGTATTTTACATTTGAACTTGGTGAGATATGAGAAGTGGTTTCGTGTTCATATTCAGAAATCAACGCTAGCAATCAAATACATTAAACCTAGCTTTAAGAAAAATATGAGGCTGGAAGTTTGACCCTGCATATTTTGGTGCTTTCCAAAATTTTTATCTTCTCTTCCCCcagcaaagtaaaacaaaaatttaaagtttAATTATAAAAACTGTTGATGGTATACATTTAAGTGCTTACAAGAATAGATGAATGGCTTTAATTGATGATTCTTGATTTCTTTGGAATATGAATGGAAATGATCATAGGATATAGTTTAACATTCCTAATGGGACAATCAGTATTGGTTTTTGCAAAATTGTTTCTTGTATACACACAtcataaaaaaaatacttggtaGTTGTTTTAGTCTGTTTGGGCTGCTAAAACAAAGATTCCATAAAGTAGATATATAGATATCTTATAAATACTTATTTCTTGAAGTTCTGGAGTCTTGGAAATCCATGACAAGATGCTAGCAGATTCATTGTCTAGGGAGAACTCATTTTCTGATTTATAGAATAGGACCTTTTCAGCATATCCTGACAACATTGTTCCATTGTATTTGACTATTAAAATTCTCATAACCATCCCATGGCCTTGATACTGTTACTATCTTCATTTCACAGTTGAGGCAGACAtcaatgcaatttatttttacCTTGCCTGAGTCCTATAGCTAATAAATAGTAAAACCCGAAATCTAGCCACTAGCATCCTAACTTCTGAAAACCTTAAAAGGCCTTGCCTGTCAGATTACAATGTTAAAGTTTTGTTAATAGGAAATGGACAGTCAGTACATATCTGGAACACAGCTCTGAGGGGCtgaaggggttttttttgttgcattttatgaaaaaaaaattcaagaagtaAATTCATTGGAATGATATTGTCAGGGACTGGGGCAGGAGACTAGAACAGCAGAAGATATTGGCCAAAGGATTTCAAATGTCAGTTTAAAAAGAGTAAGTTCTGGATGATAACTATACAGAATAGTGCCTTTAGTTAATAACACTGAGTTGTATTCTTTGTCTTGAAGGAAAGATCGTGAGTCTTCTCACCACACATGCAAATAGTAAGATGGAAAGACATTTTTTGAGGCGACGGAAAGGATTATGGCATAGGTTGTGCTGATCACAGATGTGTACTCTTCTGTGATGTC from Ochotona princeps isolate mOchPri1 chromosome 11, mOchPri1.hap1, whole genome shotgun sequence includes:
- the GABRA4 gene encoding gamma-aminobutyric acid receptor subunit alpha-4 isoform X2, with amino-acid sequence MVSAKKVPAIVLSAAVSFALLRFLCLATCINESPGQNQKEEKLCPENFTRILDSLLDGYDNRLRPGFGGPVTEVKTDIYVTSFGPVSDVEMEYTMDVFFRQTWIDKRLKYDGPIEILRLNNMMVTKVWTPDTFFRNGKKSVSHNMTAPNKLFRIMRNGTILYTMRLTINAECPMRLVDFPMDGHACPLKFGSYAYPKSEMIYTWTKGPEKSVEVPKESSSLVQYDLIGQTVSSETIKSITGEYIVMTVYFHLRRKMGYFMIQTYIPCIMTVILSQVSFWINKESVPARTVFVCCCQLFHQCSNGKSQKEEV